CACAGGCGTTTCTGGACGCCAGTTACGTTACTGGGAAGAACGTGGCTATATCCATTCTTTAGATGATCCTAAAAGTTCCGTACGAAAATATAGTTTAGATATCTTATATAAAGTCGGTTCGATCAAGCATTTTATCGATGAAGGCTACACATTAGCTAAAGCAGTCGAAAAATCAGAACAGCGTAGTAAAGAGATGATGGTCGTGCGCCATTTTATGGTCGATTGTTTAAAAGAAGTCAAAGTGACAGATTTAAAAAAAGGTTACGGTGAACTTGAGTTAGGTACTTATGCAGGTCAAAAAGTCGTCGGGATCCGGGATGAAAACGGCTCGCGCTTTGAAATGCGACCGTTGGAGGGAAAGTGATGGAATTTAGCACACCACATCATATCGCGCTTATTTGTCATGACCGTACAAAAGCGCTCCATTTTTATCGTGATATCTTAGGTTTTACTTTAACAGCAGAACATGTAAGACCTGAAAAAAATGATATTTTATTGCTGTTATGCAAAGCAGAGCTTGTCTTAGAGCTCTTTATCAAACCAGACGCCCCAGCGCGTATCAGTGGAAGCACAGGCGAGGCATGTGGTCTACGTCATCTAGCGTTTAAGACAGCTGACGTAGAAAAAGCTAAACGCTATTTAGAAGCGCAAAATGTCAAATGTGAAGCGGTCAGAGTCGATGATTATAATGGGAAGAAAATGCTGTTTTTCTTTGATCCAGACGGTTTGCCCCTTGAATTACATGAATAAAAGTAAAAGAGATGATATGTATGACTGAGAAACTAAAACAAGCGCTCATTCATTATCCGATGACAGCGCTAGTCGTGTTGATGACTTTTTTAGCTTGTGGATTTTTACCGTTGAGCATTTTCAATAAACTAGCTTTACTTGTGATCGTCTGGTGGGTCGGCTTTGAATTTGAACGACCGATCAACAAGATGATCCAGCAAAAGAAGCTAAATTCGTATGCTGGGCGCGTTTTTTGTTTAGTTGTGACGCTAGTCTTTGCTAGCGTATTAGCTTATGTTCAGATCAGATTTGCTTAAAGAGCTTGAGTCGTTAGGACTCAGGCTTTTTTTGTTCAGAAAGATTTTATTTATATTTTTTAAATAATATTACTTGACCATCTATATTATACGTCATATAATATCATTGAAGTTAAGATAATATAACAAAGAAAGGTGGAGAAAGTCGTATGGAAATCAAAGTAACTGCTGATCTATTAGATGGTTTAGTATTAGCCTTGCTTGAGCGCCAAGACTATTACGGCTATGCCTTGACTCAGGATATGCAACAGGCGATCTCGATCTCAGAATCGACGATGTATCCTGTCTTGCGACGCTTACAAAAAAATGCCTATGTGACGACTTACGATGCACCTTATCAAGGGCGCAATCGGCGTTACTATAAGATCACAGAACGCGGGGAACACCACTTAGAACGGATCAAAAAAATGTGGAATGATTATAAAGAAAGCTTAGACGCTGTTTTTGCAGCAGTCGATAGTTATCATCGAACTGAAGAAAATGAGGAGGGGCAACCATGGATCGGGAAAGATATTTAACAGAATTGGAGGAATACTTACAAGCTTTGACGCCTGAAGAACGCGCCGATGCGATCATGTTTTATTCGGAATTTATCGAAGATGCTGGGCTAGAAACACGGGCGCAGATCGAAGACCGT
This window of the Ligilactobacillus faecis genome carries:
- a CDS encoding MerR family transcriptional regulator, which gives rise to MHKNKPEFIHDIQIGIGDVCKITGVSGRQLRYWEERGYIHSLDDPKSSVRKYSLDILYKVGSIKHFIDEGYTLAKAVEKSEQRSKEMMVVRHFMVDCLKEVKVTDLKKGYGELELGTYAGQKVVGIRDENGSRFEMRPLEGK
- the gloA2 gene encoding SMU1112c/YaeR family gloxylase I-like metalloprotein encodes the protein MEFSTPHHIALICHDRTKALHFYRDILGFTLTAEHVRPEKNDILLLLCKAELVLELFIKPDAPARISGSTGEACGLRHLAFKTADVEKAKRYLEAQNVKCEAVRVDDYNGKKMLFFFDPDGLPLELHE
- a CDS encoding PadR family transcriptional regulator, with product MEIKVTADLLDGLVLALLERQDYYGYALTQDMQQAISISESTMYPVLRRLQKNAYVTTYDAPYQGRNRRYYKITERGEHHLERIKKMWNDYKESLDAVFAAVDSYHRTEENEEGQPWIGKDI